The following coding sequences lie in one Glycine soja cultivar W05 chromosome 16, ASM419377v2, whole genome shotgun sequence genomic window:
- the LOC114390627 gene encoding extensin-2-like — MAAPKPKMGSPMAPSLTLTIALTIISLTFPSQTLADNYIYSSPPPPKHSPPPPYYYHSPPPPPKHSPPPPYYYHSPPPPKHSPPPPYYYHSPPPPKHSPPPPYYYHSPPPPKHSPPPPYYYHSPPPPKHSPPPPYYYHSPPPPKHSPPPPYYYHSPPPPKHSPPPPYYYHSPPPPKHSPPPPYYYHSPPPPKHSPPPPYYYHSPPPPKHSPPPPYYYHSPPPPKHSPPPPYYYHSPPPPKHSPPPPYYYHSPPPPKHSPPPPYYYKSPPPPPKEPYKYPSPPPPVYKYKSPPPPYKYPSPPPPPYKYPSPPPPVYKYKSPPPPVYKYKSPPPPYKYPSPPPPPYKYPSPPPPVYKYKSPPPPVYKYKSPPPPYKYPSPPPPPYKYPSPPPPYKYPSPPPPPYKYPSPPPPVYKYKSPPPPVYKYKSPPPPYKYPSPPPPPYKYPSPPPPVYKYKSPPPPVHSPPPPVYIYASPPPPYHY; from the coding sequence ATGGCAGCACCAAAACCCAAGATGGGGTCTCCAATGGCGCCCTCTCTTACTCTCACTATTGCATTAACCATAATCTCTCTCACCTTCCCATCTCAAACATTAGCAGACAACTACATCTACTCatctccaccaccaccaaagCATTCACCACCTCCTCCATACTACTATCactctccaccaccaccaccaaagcACTCACCACCTCCTCCTTATTATTACCActctccaccaccaccaaagCACTCACCTCCTCCTCCATACTACTATCACTCTCCACCCCCTCCTAAgcattctcctcctcctccatacTATTATCACTCTCCACCACCTCCTAAGCACTCTCCTCCACCTCCCTACTACTACCACTCTCCTCCACCTCCTAAGCATTCACCTCCTCCTCCATACTACTACCACTCTCCACCACCTCCTAAGcactctcctcctcctccatacTACTATCACTCTCCACCCCCTCCTAAgcattctcctcctcctccatacTATTATCACTCTCCACCACCTCCTAAGCACTCTCCTCCACCTCCCTACTACTACCACTCTCCTCCACCTCCTAAGCATTCACCTCCTCCTCCATACTACTACCACTCTCCACCACCTCCTAAGcactctcctcctcctccatacTACTACCACTCTCCACCACCTCCTAAGCACTCACCTCCTCCTCCATATTACTATCATTCTCCACCCCCACCAAAGCACTCACCTCCTCCTCCATATTACTATCATTCTCCACCCCCACCAAAGCACTCACCTCCTCCTCCCTACTACTACAAGtccccaccaccaccacctaaAGAGCCCTACAAATACCCATCACCTCCACCCCCAGTTTACAAGTACAAGTCCCCTCCTCCTCCCTACAAGTACCCATCTCCTCCACCTCCTCCATACAAGTACCCTTCTCCTCCACCACCAGTGTACAAATACAAGTCTCCCCCACCCCCAGTTTACAAGTACAAATCTCCCCCTCCTCCCTATAAGTACCCATCTCCTCCTCCTCCCCCTTACAAGTACCCTTCACCTCCACCACCAGTATATAAGTACAAGTCTCCTCCTCCACCAGTCTACAAATACAAGTCTCCACCTCCTCCCTACAAGTATCCATCTCCACCACCCCCACCATACAAGTACCCATCACCTCCACCACCATACAAGTACCcttctcctccaccaccaccatatAAGTACCCATCTCCACCACCCCCAGTCTACAAGTACAAGTCTCCACCACCCCCAGTTTACAAGTACAAATCTCCTCCTCCACCCTATAAGTATCcatctcctccaccaccaccatacAAGTACCCATCACCACCACCCCCAGTTTACAAATACaagtctcctcctcctcctgttCATTCACCACCTCCCCCAGTTTACATCTATGCATCC